Sequence from the Bicyclus anynana chromosome 2, ilBicAnyn1.1, whole genome shotgun sequence genome:
AATGGACAAATTTTTGACAACTTAAAAACATTCGCAATAACATGTTGAACAACATAAAACGTGTTTGACTTTTAGTTAGTGATTTTAGAGTAGAAACTGTCACATCATGGGTGCTCGCCTCTACGTCACGGGGGCAGTTGATTGTATCAAGAGGAAACAGCGACAGCACAAGTGGGGCGACACGTTTGTTATATAAACTATCACAGAGCTCCTGGGTTCAATGCCCAGCTCGGATCactaggattttataatttcctaACTCGGCTGTAGTCTGAGGAATTTGCGAATTCTAAAACAATTACAACTAAATACGTTTTGTAACAGAATGTTAAATAACGTATTTGTTGACGAGCTTTCAACGGAAACCATTTACAATAATCAGTAATGTAGTGATCATTCCTCCTCGACGAACTTAAATgcgtttttatatttctttgtcATTAATGGGAAGGTAAAGCATCAAAAAAGTGGTACTTACAGAGCCAAGTTGTAAAAGCTCTGCcaacaatacaaacaaaactaTCAACAAATGATAAAAATCATGTCACGATCGCATTTCTGATCCATTGCATTAGTTTGTGCATTTCTGTTCCGTTTGaaaccagcaggctaattcactaacttcgaCGTATGCTACTTGACAAATAcgtaatttagattttatgtaacaaatgtcatccggtgcctactggtggatatcatacagtagatagacgacatttctcaattgatttgacgtttattttaataggttgataatgtagtctaaaatagtgaataggtcagctggtCTGCTGTAACCGCAAGTCATTCTCACGTGTGACATTATGCACATCACATATAGTACGTTGATGCACATACAACAACAATATGTTGAATGTGAACTTGTCGAGCAGCATTATCATAACATAAAAGAAGTTAAAGTATTAAAAACGATAAAATACTTCAAGTCCCAATATTACAATAGTCTGGATAACTTGAAATAATCAGCATTACCGTACTGTGACTGTTGCACACACTATCGAACAACGAAATATTCTAGTCTTATAtcaaactagccgacgccgcgcggtttcacccgcgtggttcccgttcccgtaagaatacggggataataagtagcttatagccttcctcgataaatgagctatctaacactgaaaaaattttttgaatcggaccagtagttcctgagattagcgcatgcaaccaaacaaacatttcagccttataataatagtatagacaCACAGTGGGCCCGAGTGTGCTGCAGACGGTAGCGTCGTGTAAACTAAATTCAAGTTTCAACGAGAAGAAATTCTagagataaacaaacaaaacgacGGACGACGGAACCAACAAAATATGTCATCTCTTTCTATCTTATTTGTTTGCTATCTGCTGCACTGCTCTCGGTTTCAATGCTTAAGGTCAAAACAGATAATGAGAGATTTTATAgatgtgtattttattatatttaatttattttatgaaatggtattatatataattatttactgaTAGGGTAGGCAAAGCGAGGATTCCAagataaatagaataaataaatatatacattcaagaattttaaaacccttgtaattattatgttatacgATCGCTTTATTccgtttttcataattttattttaaatttaatcttgTTTCAAGATATTGTTATcatttaaaaactgtatttccaaaatatacattttttttgaaaaattaatgtaagtaaagattacatttttttttattctttacaagttagcccttgactacaatctcacctgatggtaagtgatgatgcagtctaagatggaagcgggctaacttgttaggaggaggatgaaaatccacactcctttcggtttcttcacggcatcgtaccggaacgctaaatcgcttggcgtacgtcattgccggtagggtggtaactagccacggccgaagcctcccaccagccagacctggacaaattaagaaaatctcagtctgcccagccggggatcgaacccaggacctctgtcttgtaaatccaccgcgcacaccactgcgccacggaggtcgtcaaagcCATAGCCCTGCATAATAAGCGATAGACCTGGCAGTTGGTTTGTTTACCTCTACAATTTGTTCTCGTTAAGGTCACTACAGTGGGATGTGCATGTGCAGCACATGTTAGTCAAGGGTATGCACAAAAATGAATTGAATGTTCAGTACACTTTGCGTGCGAGCTCAGTGTTGAATGGGCCCATCAACACCACGACTCGTCCAGTTCAAAGTGTGAGCGAGTCATCATCAGCAAATGTGTTGTCGGGCTGGCGTGCGGCACCGGCATCATCGCGGCTGCGCGAAGTGGCGGCGCTTCCGGTGGCGCGCGTCGGCGCgggcgcgcggcgcgggcggcgaggcgggcgcgcggcgcgggcgggcggcgcgcggctgCGGGCGCGCCATGACGCCCGACGGGATGTTGTTGAAGTGCGAGTCGCTGGTGATGTGGTGGATGATGAGGCTCTGGTGCGCCGACACGCGGCGCGGCGTGGGCGAGGAGCACTGCAGCGCCGACAGCGGCGGCGCGTCGGACCAGTCGCGCTCGCTGCCGCTGGGCGAGGGCGTGGGCGTGGGCGGCGGCGAGGGCGAGCGGCTGCGGCCGGCGGGCGCGCGGCGCGGGAAGAAGAAGGGCTCGAAGGTGTCGCGCACCCAGCGGCGGTACTGCAGCACGTGGTCCGTGACGCGCAGCACGCGGCCCAGCACGCTGTGGCGCGCCAGCAGCGCGCAGTGCGGCGCCACGGCGCGCTGCAGCACCACGAAGCCGTAGTCGAAGGCGCGCTTCACCTGGATGGCGCCGTAGCTGGAGCGGCCGATGTCGTTGCCGGGCGTGAGCGGGTCCTCGATGCACAGCAGCGAGGGCCGGTGCCCGTCGCTCATCTCCTTCTGCAGCTCGTCCTTGGCCACGTACGAGCCGCCGTTCTTGACGCGGATGGCCGTCTTCACGTAGTTGAACTTGCGCCCGTACAGCTCGAAGAACTCCACCAGCAGCACGCCCAGGTTGTGCGGCTGGCGCAGGCGCTCGGGCCGCGGGTGCAGCTGCAGGAAGCTGATGCACATGAGGATGAGCGAGTAGGAGGAGATGCCGCCCGTGAACACCTCGTTGAGGTCGCGCTGCAGCAGGAACTGCTTCAGCACCATCACCAGCCGCGACAGCACCGGGTACTTGTCCTGCCGGGACACGACGACATCGTCAATCGAACACGTACGCTCGGTCGGAAGCTGCGACCTGTCCTAACTGTCGTAACTTGGCTACTCAATCTTGACTCGAACACAAGTGCAATACATCTGCTAAGTGAAGGATATCGGAAACAGAGCGGTGTTACAAGTTTGTCGTGTCTGTTAGTGGCAGCATAACTTTGAAACAAGTAAACCTAATGTAAtggactttttaaaaaaaattgtattagttaataatttatggCAAAGTGTGATAACGTAAGAAGTTACTCGTGTATCGTAACGGACTTTAGAGTTTCTGTTATCAGCAGTAGTATCTGCCGGCGCGCCGACGCGCCCGCGCAGGTTGCCGACTGCAGCCTGCCGGCGCGCCGACGCGCCCGCGCAGGGTGCCGACGACTGCCGGCCGCCAACGTTACTCACGGTCAACGATATTGACTGATACTACTGCACTTTTCCGAGATCCCCAAAAGGGTGTTATTTGTTGGAGACACTGCAGCCACAGTTACCGATTGATTTATCAACACTCAGCtcaatattgttattataacgCAGACATTTGCTAAATAAGAATTTCCCAAACTTCacccttaaataaaaatttccgGACAAAGTGTTGGCTAgtttgaatatataataatgtatggaCAACATTATATGGAGTAGTAATATCTAGTCAGCCAGCCCTGGCCCGACCTTGGCGCGCGGCACTTGAGCTAACACGCCGGCTCGCGCCCACGTcagctgtctgtctgtctgtcccctCTATGATGACGCCTGTACCCGACCCTGCAGCGGGCGCGTGTCGCTACTGACCTTGAACTGCTTGATGAGCTCGGCGCTCTTGACGCCGCTGCTCATGTTGAAGGAGATGTCCACCTGCAACACAACACAACGCGCGCTACATCAGTCTGAACACAACTTCTGTGGgatattcatttcatttcactgCTCTACACTGAGCTGGCTAATTCGTAAGAATTTATCATTTAATGTGGGTTAGCCTCGCAGTACAGCCTttcaaactatatttttttgcttattttcGTGCATTGTAAGAACGCAAAACTAAGAACAGAAGTAATCTGTATGCGCAAAATCTccataaataacaaaatctcCACAATTAAGCTAATTAAAATCTTTACTAGGAGTATTCCAATAGTGAATTAGGCGGAGTTCGAACCGAGGACctttaagatttttaacaacTCATCgacctattcatcatcataatcagctgAGGGACGTCCACTCACAAGCCTCGTGTAAGAATTACAAGCTAAGTTAAGGAATGAGGCAGAAATCAAACGGCGGTACCTTGACGTCGGAGTACTTGTCCGTCATCTTGACGATGGGCACGGTGGCCTTCTCCAGCACCTTGATGCTCTCCTTCTCCGCGATGTCCTGCACCACCAGCTCGCGCTCCAGCGTCCACAGCGGCAGCTTCTCCCACTGGCCTGCACACACGGACACCTCATCGTCACTCACTTGAATAGCTTACACTCACTCGAGCTCTCCACTCTCCTGTTAGAACAGGGGCTGGAGACTATATGCACATCCAACGCGTGATGGCAGGTATAAGGTCAGAGCACACATAACACCTTGTTATGAGAACAGCGTCATACCAACGCGAGCTGTccagtaaatataataaaactccTTAATGCATGCACAGTGTACAGGCGAAATCGTAATTTCGTAATTATAAAATTGGTAAGAAAACCAATTTAATGCTTCGCACTAGTCAAGGTACGAACCTAAGACGTAAGGTCAAATAACACTGGATCATTGCGACGGAGGAAACGATTACGTAATGTTAAACAttcctaaaaatataattttaattagaaattcattgacctcttataataaaagaacgcacaatcatgtagaaaatttcacttaaaaactagcCAATTTTGTTTGACAGTTTCAGAATTATcagtaaagaaaattaaacctaaaggcctttaaatatagtccaatattcaataaaatcccaaattcagagcataTCCAACCTTATctaagaattgagtttaaggttgaatttgcaaatgcgacttcttgaattgagtgccaagaagttgtgtttggcactcattgagtggggacgttttttggtcgctgattgtgcatccacctTTTGATAGATCGATGTAGAAAATAGATAAACTCATCGTCTCGTAGAGAGAGTGAGatgtgttttgtttaatttcaaCATTCAACTCGTGGTTTGACCTGTTGTCCACTAGTTTCAAGGAAGTACGGTATTTGGAAACAAAGCCTTATCGTCCAAATGTTGGGTTTTTAAAACGAATAAAGCTGGGATTTTCAGTAATAAAGATAATGTGGGTAtccccgcgccgccgccgccgccgcgcgcacgACGAATTGTTAGCAGTGGCAGTAAACAACATTCCCCACGCTGTTCACTTGACATTAGGCGCGGCATTATGTCACACATGTTCCCGATtacaacgctgattgtagatctagacgccaaaaaacatcattttcgaccctgacgatgacataacgaacgacaatgcttcccaaaCAACACAAACACGTGCTATACAGCGTCCCCGATATCGGACGTGGTGACGATCAGACATCGGGGACCTCGATTCACGATCCCGGGGGCACCCGGACTGATACAGGCCAAGACACCCTTCCCGATCGGTCCTCCGGATCGGATCGGAGTCTCAGAGGAGCACTTATAGAGTCGTTCCCCCTATGTAGCTACCcagcttctgccttcgggccccatcaggcgatgcttctacgcTCGCTCGAGCCGGCGACGCTGCTGAGGTCCATTAGGGAGCCTACGGTACTAGTGCGTGCCGCCGACTATCCTCGTGACAGTAATACGAGAGTTCGTGAAACCTTCCTACCATCCTCTCAGATTTTAAATTTCGAAGATTGAAGACATCGTCCCAATATTGTTTGCTGTAATTCTACGTCATTTTAGCGATTTTATAAGAATCTACAATCGATCTAGACAGGAAAAGCTGttctgaacaaaaaaaaatgcaactaGGACAATAGCCAGTGCAAAAGTAAATGCTTTGATTTGCaatttaaatcaatttacatATACAATCAGCGCAATAAGATAATATTGCATACCCACGAGTATAACCTCCCTATAACCACTGCGAAAGTTCCATAAAGTAAGACTGCTACCAATGCCAACGACTTTGGccaatttttatacattttgacaAGCGGTATCATTGAGCGTGAGGTTCTTTATTTTTGCGGGTTTTCTTTAAAATGGAGTTAATTATTTGACTTATTTGAAAATCATACGGTAACTTTATTGCAAAAATTGTAACCTACTTTTATTGCGAATTCCACGTCAAACAGTGACAGGACAAAAACAGTTTCCGAGCGAAAATCCAAATCAAAAAAACAGCATTCATCGCTGTTTATAAAAAGTATGTAATTTACAGAAATGCAAATCGATAACTTTGTTCTCCAGAAACTAAAAGTTTTACaatacctacaatctacatagtTTCTTTTATGTTATCTATATTTTCACGATTCAGCTTTTGGAATCCGCTAATCACGATTATCGAGTCTGAATATATTACTAATTAGTGCTCGTACTTGGGTCTGTTTGACCGCGCACCTAACACGTCACCTGTGACCTACTTAACTAGTCTTTGTTCTAATTTACAACTTCTGTACCTGTACGTTGTcatgttttcaataaataaataaaatgaatgacaCAACCAGCTGTCGAGACCAAGAGCATGCGAGCTAGACGCGACCATCCCGCGGGAGCAGTTCGCACACCCGTGCCTCTGGTGCACTAGTCACTAAAGTGCGCGcacgataagtttgcgcgtggTCTAAATCGGAACTAAACAAAAATCGCCAtcttgtcgtctatctctatctctTGCCGGGTAAAAGAGATAACTAAAGCGGGCAACATAATTGCGACGCCAGTCGCGCGCATACTTATCTTGCACGCACTCTAGTCACTACTGGGCCGGCAACAGACACGGCGCGTCCGCAATCAGCACAGTGCGTGAGCGCGGCGTGGCGACGTCAGGGACTCGTCCAGAGGAGTATCCTCTAACTCGAAGGATGAGTTCCTTCGAGTTAGAGGAGAGGAGTATCCTCTCAACTCAGCTGTGTGACCTATTTTGTCACACTGTTACTTCGTGTACATATCGGTGTAAATACATTTCGCGACAATGTAAATTCCATGTGATATTTGTTACCGAGGTTTGAAGCTGCAGAGATCTCTAGTACAAGATGTAAAACCAAGGTCCTGTAGTTTTTCATTAACTAAACAAAACCAACTTGCGACGACTTGCGAGTCCTGTCATATAACAACAGCAATCTCAATCTCTAGCAGAAGCATTAGAAAACAAAAAGACAAGTAATATACAATTTTCAAACCGCAATCATACTATGATAGATTTTCCCGTAACTGTCATCCCACTTTAAGGGATCGTTTCGTCGTTCTGATTCACTCGTATCAGCGATGtaacgccgcgccgccgccggccgcgcgcCGCCCCGTCTGCGTCAACGCTCAGAGCGCGCGCGCATGATTGAAGACGAGCGGCGCGCGCGGCTGACTCACCGCGGCACGCTGATGTCTGCAGGCTACATCCCACGCCTACTCGAACACGGGACAAACAACATATCTTATGGTACGAGAATCCCTTGTTTTTACGGACAAGGTTGACCTTCTGTTGTTCAGATCTATATAATTACAGCTACTTTCTCAATGAAGTAGGGTAAGATTTCTTCAGTGGGATCTTATAGGAAAAGATGCTGAAATATTACTTACGTGTATGATATAAAAGGCAACCATATAccctattttaattaaatttattgtatgCGCAAGCGGCATCAACCCTTAACGCTTTAATACAGTAATAATGTCCTACTATACCATATTTTAGAGCTTAAAGTCAAAACGACCAGGGAACGAAGTGCAGAACTGCCATCACAAGGTCGCCACGCTCGAGAGGTCGCcaaatattaacataaatattgtatGCGCTAAACGAGCTAGGTGTGTCGGCGCCCGCTCCCGAAATAGACTGCGCGCAAGATAACGCCGCCCGACCTTACAGAGCTTCTCATTGAGCTGCACCAGTAGACCGACCGCCGACGTGTACTACATCTCGTCGACACATGACATGGTCGAGCCGGCACTCGACACCCGCATCATGTGTCCATGCGCCACAAGGGTGCAGTAAAGTTACATCATTATGTGGcgcagtctgccaatcagctCTTTGTACCTCAAACGCACCCGTCCCGGTGCGCCGGTTAGTGCCACTGCTGAACAAAATGTGAAAATTATTGAGAAACTTGTACTCGAAGATGCCCGTATtagaatgaaaatgaaattattataggcgttttagaaaaaaaatattagcagaAAGGATTACGCTATCCGTCAATACCAATCACACTATTGTTCATGAGCATCTGAATCTGTCAAATGTCAGTGCAAGATGGGTGAATGCTGTAAGGAGTTTTTGGAGCTCTGTTGTGAAAATCCGTATAGCGTTTTTGACCGGATAGTTACTGGTGATGAAACGTGGGTTCATCACTACGATCCTGAGAGTAGACAAGAGTCCATGTAGTGCCATAAAAAAGAAACAGACCACCCGAAGAAGGAGGAAAAAAGACGTAGAAATATGACCACAGGTGTCCTGCTTGTGCTTGCGCCTGTTCACATGGGGCGCGTTGCCAAGGCTGCTGTGAGGGATTGTGGATTTGAAGAAATGACTCATCCAGCCTATAGCCCGGACCTAGCCCCCAGTGATTACTTTTTCTTCCCAAACCTTAAGAAAGATCTTCGTGGTAAGCATTTTTCCGACGATGAAGAGTTGAAGGCGACATTTTTTAGGCAaagaagaaattattttttagaaatgtAGTAAAGTTACCagatgaaataaatgtattgagGTTATGGGCAActacatagaaaaataaatataatttagaatgTTCTTCTTATTATTTCATGCCTATACCGAGAACTCCCTTCGTAAATAAGCATGCGTTTCCATCAATAAAGAGTTTTGTTTCTTAATTGTAAGCGAGCTGAGCAGCTCTTTCGATGCGTCTTGTTCACCTTATTTTCTAAAGTAACGGAAAATACTTTGAAGTCACCCCTATATTAGCTTAACATATGAAAAGCTGACatcgttttaaaaatatgtgtgtTACGATCAAAGCGCAGTTCTTGTCAAGACGGCGCTATTTTAATCTTGTTAAAGACGCCTACTGCTACCTGCAGCCGATTCTAAGAAAAAATTACTAAGAAAATCAATGGTAACAATTTCATATAGAAGTAGCTCACAAGGAGCCGAACACCTCGACAGGATGGCGCCGCGGATCCTGTTCACCAGCTCACCTATGACGACGAGGTCGATGTCGCTGGTGGGCAGGTAGAGGCCGGTGCGGAAGGAGCCGAACACCTCGACGCGCGCCTGCGGCCACAGCGACAGGATGGCGCCGCGGATCCTGTTCACCACCGTGGAGCGCACCAAGTGCTCCGTCTCCGACGGCGACATGTACATGTAGAAGTGCTCGATCTCTTCATGGAGCCTGCAAAggaaatacaaaaatcaaatcaaattgaaCACGTAACTTGTAACTTTGATATAAGAATGCAGAGCTACAGAAGGATTCACTGTGACTGTAGCAACTGGACGACTTTTATTTAGCCAAATGACTGTATCGATAAATTGTAATTTGCATGCAACAATTTCTCGTTTTGGGAACTGTAGACTGGTGCTAGAGCATTAGTTGAGTCAAGATAAGATAAGAAACACCGCGCCGGAATCTGAACACTTGACGTGTCTAAAACggctaataaattattaatacgGGTGTATATAGGTAATTGCCGTTGTCGTAATAAGAGATGCTAAATTGACCTAAAAACCTATGGTGTGAGACTTTCGAGTGAAACTATTTTCACAGGACAGATGCGACTTGCAAAACGAACCATGGAAGACAGGTGAATAGCGCTGAATTGAAAGAGACGATGGAAGACGATCCGAGTGTAACTATCCAGGAATCAGCAACCTGGTGTATCTAAGATATTGACTCATTGCAAGCTGGTGGAACAGCCCCGTCTCATGAATCGCTTCACCATTCTTGCTCCTCGTCAGTGACACCGCGAGACCTCACTCTGCACCAGAAACTGTTGCAACTCTACAGGAGCGGTTGTTGCAGTTAGAAACCCTCGATTTCTTCCGCACTCACCGGACCTTGCTCTCTTATGGAGAGCAAAACCATATTGTAGCCCAATACCAACGGAGTAGCCCCAGTCCTAGCTCCTAGTTTGTCCCAAGGCAATGAAAGAGAGCGATATCTTCGAATCTCCGCCGCTATCGGTCGCCGTGTGTCGATCTTAGACCTACACAACAAACTGGGGTTCTATCGTAAAGGCATAAATGAACTGCCGATTACAACTTAAATGGCAGCAAATAATGAGGGTAAGCGTATACATTTTTTAGTACAAATCGGCAACCTTATAGTATAATCTTAATTGGCACCTTTGTAACAACTTGTTGCCTGAGTGAGACCGTATACGAACTGGTCGCACAGACCGCTGCACCAGCTGCCGCAACAGTTGAGGCGCGGGTCTCCGGGACCACACACTCGTAGCTAGAACCGAATCACCTTCAAAGGAATGTCGCAGCGAGCGGGCGGCCTAGCGCGTGAACCTTTCACCGCCGCCCGGAATTTAATACGACCCGCCGCTGTCTACAACACGCGCGGTACTACCCACAGGCGTGCACAAGATGTTTCACTAGGGTAAGCACTGTACGTAACAAATTGTACTAAACTTAAATTGATTGTATAATCCAGGTTCATTATGAAttctgcacgccactgcttacaTCGAAACAAAGAGTAAgtatataaagattattattactttGTTATCGTATTTCCTATCTCCTATGATTAGGTACTACTACATTTTATGTTTAGTTTTCCTAATATTAGTACATATAAATTGGGTTTCAGATGGAAGCTACTCTCCAGCCGACTAATAATTTGCACTCTAATAACTTTTTGAGAACTTGAACTATAGTTA
This genomic interval carries:
- the LOC112049868 gene encoding non-canonical poly(A) RNA polymerase protein Trf4-1; its protein translation is MDPYVGWYQPEQEGPAKRLWLRIWETQSETDKMNLKNLENSNPNVNKAPDFIPLSEVNGESRNNNYFNPTRRKANDNRASTFNLNQNHDALIGEYGGCPWRVPNYNYKPGILGLHEEIEHFYMYMSPSETEHLVRSTVVNRIRGAILSLWPQARVEVFGSFRTGLYLPTSDIDLVVIGQWEKLPLWTLERELVVQDIAEKESIKVLEKATVPIVKMTDKYSDVKVDISFNMSSGVKSAELIKQFKDKYPVLSRLVMVLKQFLLQRDLNEVFTGGISSYSLILMCISFLQLHPRPERLRQPHNLGVLLVEFFELYGRKFNYVKTAIRVKNGGSYVAKDELQKEMSDGHRPSLLCIEDPLTPGNDIGRSSYGAIQVKRAFDYGFVVLQRAVAPHCALLARHSVLGRVLRVTDHVLQYRRWVRDTFEPFFFPRRAPAGRSRSPSPPPTPTPSPSGSERDWSDAPPLSALQCSSPTPRRVSAHQSLIIHHITSDSHFNNIPSGVMARPQPRAARPRRAPASPPAPRARADARHRKRRHFAQPR